In the Chryseobacterium sp. MYb264 genome, one interval contains:
- the recF gene encoding DNA replication/repair protein RecF (All proteins in this family for which functions are known are DNA-binding proteins that assist the filamentation of RecA onto DNA for the initiation of recombination or recombinational repair.): protein MKIKNLSLYNFKNHSEKKFDFSPQINCFVGNNGAGKTNILDALHYLSVGKSFLGNTDLNNIKNEEDFFTISAEIQNEESEDIIRITQPKEAKKVIKKNDKSYDRLADHIGYLPSVMISPYDSNLISDSGESRRKFLDSMISQTDSEYLFNLIQYQKTIQQRNALLKYFAKNRVWDKDSLDIYNDPITKFGTKIFEKRRIFVEKLNPIVQNFYGIISGGKETVSVIYESHLLEGFDFAQPEKKFNDLLAESLEKDRMLTYTSKGIHKDDLLFEMDAILIKKIGSQGQQKSFLISLKLAQMSLVKELTNKIPILLLDDIFDKLDDTRVSQLIELVNQENFGQIFITDTHRERTESVVKKINEESIIFEI, encoded by the coding sequence ATGAAAATCAAGAATCTTTCCCTTTATAATTTCAAAAACCATTCTGAAAAAAAATTCGACTTTTCTCCGCAAATCAATTGTTTTGTGGGAAATAATGGCGCAGGGAAAACCAATATTCTTGATGCGCTGCACTATCTTTCAGTAGGAAAAAGTTTTCTGGGAAATACCGACCTCAACAACATCAAAAATGAAGAAGATTTTTTCACGATTAGCGCTGAAATTCAAAACGAAGAAAGCGAAGATATCATAAGGATAACACAGCCGAAAGAAGCAAAAAAAGTCATTAAAAAAAATGATAAAAGCTACGATCGCCTTGCCGACCACATTGGCTATTTGCCCAGTGTCATGATCTCACCTTATGATTCTAATCTTATTTCAGATTCCGGGGAAAGCAGGAGAAAGTTTTTAGATTCGATGATCTCTCAGACAGATTCTGAATATCTTTTTAATTTAATTCAATATCAAAAAACCATTCAGCAGAGAAATGCTTTGTTAAAATATTTCGCTAAAAATAGAGTTTGGGATAAAGATTCTTTAGATATTTACAATGATCCTATTACGAAATTTGGAACTAAAATTTTTGAAAAAAGAAGAATTTTTGTTGAAAAATTAAATCCTATTGTTCAGAATTTTTACGGAATTATTTCCGGTGGCAAAGAAACGGTTTCTGTCATTTATGAATCTCATCTGCTTGAAGGTTTTGATTTTGCTCAACCTGAAAAAAAATTTAATGATCTTTTAGCAGAAAGCCTAGAAAAAGACAGAATGCTGACTTACACTTCCAAAGGAATTCATAAAGATGATCTTTTATTTGAAATGGATGCTATTTTAATAAAGAAAATTGGTTCTCAGGGACAGCAGAAATCTTTTTTAATTTCATTAAAACTGGCTCAAATGAGTCTTGTAAAAGAGCTGACAAACAAAATACCTATTCTTCTTTTGGATGATATTTTTGATAAGCTGGATGATACAAGGGTTTCACAATTGATAGAGCTGGTGAATCAGGAAAACTTCGGACAAATTTTTATTACCGATACCCATCGCGAACGAACAGAAAGTGTTGTGAAAAAAATTAATGAGGAAAGCATAATTTTTGAAATTTAA
- a CDS encoding alpha-2-macroglobulin family protein: MKNICKCVLLFFLFSCSFFYSQNYYEDQWKKIAEGYHNGDVKSNLPIIIEIQNKAIKEKNAVQLIRALKTEFTIYKETKDDPKNDYASDFFTKIQEAEKRMGKNDLLLFKVLEIEFFEDYFNTKKWEIQKRTNLNEGDISKIESWTKLDFKNFYIQRFKELSNIDHKLKKVSLEKYKEAFKSESDFEFFPTLYDWKMKKNIDFLKENYIFTEDELKANKTIISTLYQNLIDSNDNNPKLYFQHQKLISESSGEDKEDFINQQISLINSPLKADYKILITKDVVDFFNRKSKFLESVQLIDKMKLEYPNSKFLSNIISQENTIKAPFVELTYDVHNLPEKPIHIVAKHKNADRFTVKIYKVNDFKNNLEDLEKLNYKDFFDKINKTLVRTDIFSLPNKKDYKTYTTSLAMNPLQKGLYIAEYINGEDVSRFLIIATSSRVIYDQSKNYILLSRENGEIKPNTKLQQYGFRDYSNVSETEILIKTDNFARFAPKVDHYSRTELLYEPDSNDFNLLNNDYEWNHDYRDERPLSQIFLDRQIYRPGQTVHFKVISTYPDFEKKRDALIVDNEQEITLYDANRQAISTQKLKTNSFGSYSGTFVLPKDKMNGQFSLSTSGRHDIRDLYGTKYFSVEEYKRPKFEIVFDTIKSDYKYGETIELKGKALTFSGIPLNNAVVNYEIKRENIRKRYFWWYEDIYNNYNPILGKAETNEKGEFIIKIDLKKDENKEGIQIDGYTIKASITDINGETQSAATDVNVASISHYLEAEQIKETSAENEVKLNVSTFNYNGIALDKSYKVKLIQLKQPERVLRNNFKKNIQDLPKLSKEEFLSKFPHDRYDKFEDQKYWETLKTIIDGTKKGKELNLGKLEAGTYRLLIYNIEGKDSIKAEQDFSVWSNKSLGKNQYPFLKVVEPKKEVQRGSSVTLYAYSAIPDATVNIYLQDGTGKPKFERKKFVNGFASFTFPVSQNKEVVKYNVQFVVAHYNDVQNEYADIYVKKDEDPLKIELTTFRDKLEPNSKEKWSVKITGRNKEKVVAEVLANMYDQSLDKFAVNNYRWSTIYYPPNIIKDFNIENFIEKEYWSKKVNYLEKRMVSEPKFNWFDDDVLYNLLIKYGLTTDTDGDGIDDRNDACPTVPGLPEYNGCPKPRKVTAEEVESSFKSSRNRFAKYEDTDYDGVLDKDDIKKPGDKKEILDEVKARQNLNETAFFYPDLKTDINENVSFEFTTPEALTKWKLMFLAHTKDTRAATLEKEIITQKKLSVTPNYPRFLREGDELDFQAKISNLTQETLKGSVILQILNAENNEDITSQFGISSSMKDFDVKETGNSVVSWKIKTPYHKVSSIIIKVVAKSGKYSDGEQIPVAVLSNTMLLTDSVPIFVKEGETKTFKINNLVDNVSSTAVNFSNTLDLKTNPIWEILFALPDLSDNLNISSDSRFNTWFANIVGTEVFKANPRMKAVFDEYKSEDLLKSNLEKNQELKQVLLEETPWVLQSRSEEETMNKVARLFDVNAMKNSINSDWEILLQYQSSDGGFSWLPGYKSSYSVSLYILKNLGKMNEWLKEGISEYQMKGQKEMVSKLINYIDKELDVYWKEKEDNPWSNFALDYLDTRRYWEKEYPLGEKGARLKKIIKERSDTFKLTDLTFYGVHRAALIFDSYGLKVASEKLINYLKETSVSSETQGVYWKKNLNDWGWYESKAVNHAGAIQALNKITPKDVNFIEEAKVWLATQKENNSWGNSRTTAEIIYIMMNFGKSWTTSEADKATVIWGGKEVSQDSKTTGYLKKVVKSEKINPGLGEVTVTKPGPGIVQGGLFWQYYEDLSKVKSTETYIAMTREFYKKMPTENGEQLMKITENSPLNVGDKVTVRMILDSDRPMQYVHLKDMRAAGFEPVDVLSGYQWKNNLGYYQTTKDASTNFYIYYMPKGKYVFEYDLICNASGNFSSGFATLQNYYAPQMNARTKGDTIEIKNKQ, translated from the coding sequence ATGAAAAACATCTGCAAATGTGTTTTATTATTTTTTCTATTTTCCTGTAGTTTTTTTTATTCTCAAAACTATTATGAGGATCAATGGAAAAAAATTGCTGAAGGCTACCACAATGGAGATGTGAAATCTAATCTACCAATTATTATTGAAATTCAGAATAAAGCTATTAAAGAAAAAAATGCTGTACAGCTTATTCGAGCTCTGAAAACTGAATTTACAATTTATAAAGAAACTAAAGACGATCCGAAAAATGATTATGCATCTGACTTTTTTACGAAAATACAAGAGGCAGAAAAAAGGATGGGTAAAAATGATCTTTTACTTTTCAAAGTTCTTGAAATTGAGTTTTTTGAGGATTATTTTAATACAAAAAAGTGGGAAATTCAAAAAAGAACGAATCTTAACGAAGGAGATATTTCAAAAATAGAATCGTGGACCAAACTGGATTTTAAAAATTTCTATATCCAAAGGTTTAAAGAGCTTTCAAATATTGATCATAAACTAAAAAAAGTTAGTTTGGAAAAATATAAAGAAGCTTTTAAAAGCGAAAGCGATTTTGAGTTTTTTCCTACGCTTTATGATTGGAAGATGAAGAAAAATATAGATTTTTTAAAGGAAAATTATATTTTCACTGAAGATGAATTAAAAGCAAATAAGACAATTATTTCTACATTATATCAGAATTTAATTGATTCTAATGATAATAATCCTAAACTCTATTTTCAACATCAAAAACTTATTTCTGAAAGTTCGGGAGAGGATAAGGAAGATTTTATTAATCAACAGATTTCTTTAATCAACTCACCTTTGAAAGCAGATTATAAGATCTTAATCACTAAAGATGTTGTAGATTTTTTTAACCGTAAATCAAAGTTTCTGGAGTCTGTGCAACTTATTGATAAGATGAAACTGGAATATCCGAATTCTAAATTTCTAAGTAACATTATTTCGCAGGAAAATACAATAAAAGCGCCTTTTGTAGAGCTCACTTATGATGTTCACAACTTACCTGAAAAACCAATTCATATTGTTGCCAAGCATAAAAATGCGGATCGTTTTACAGTTAAAATTTACAAGGTTAATGATTTTAAGAATAATCTTGAAGATTTAGAAAAACTTAATTATAAAGATTTTTTTGATAAAATTAATAAAACCCTCGTACGGACGGATATTTTTTCTTTGCCAAATAAAAAGGATTACAAAACATATACAACTTCTTTAGCAATGAATCCGCTTCAGAAAGGGCTTTATATTGCAGAATATATTAACGGTGAAGATGTTTCTAGATTTTTAATTATCGCGACTTCTTCAAGGGTGATTTATGATCAGAGTAAAAATTATATTTTGCTTTCAAGGGAAAATGGCGAAATAAAACCAAATACAAAATTACAGCAGTATGGTTTTAGAGATTATTCGAATGTGAGTGAAACTGAAATTCTTATTAAAACAGATAATTTTGCAAGATTTGCTCCGAAGGTTGATCACTATAGCCGTACAGAACTTCTTTATGAACCAGATTCTAATGATTTTAATCTATTGAATAATGATTACGAATGGAATCATGATTATAGAGATGAACGTCCTTTAAGTCAGATTTTTTTAGACAGACAAATTTACAGACCCGGCCAAACGGTTCATTTTAAAGTCATTTCAACGTATCCTGATTTTGAAAAAAAACGAGATGCCTTGATTGTTGATAATGAACAGGAAATTACTTTATATGACGCGAACAGACAGGCTATTTCTACTCAAAAGCTTAAAACTAACTCATTTGGTTCTTACAGTGGAACTTTTGTGCTTCCGAAGGATAAAATGAATGGCCAATTCAGTTTAAGTACATCCGGAAGACATGATATAAGAGATTTGTATGGTACAAAATATTTTTCTGTAGAAGAATACAAACGTCCGAAATTTGAAATTGTTTTTGATACCATTAAAAGTGATTATAAATATGGCGAAACTATTGAACTGAAGGGGAAAGCGCTTACCTTTTCAGGCATTCCCCTGAATAATGCTGTTGTAAATTATGAGATTAAGAGAGAGAATATCCGTAAAAGATACTTTTGGTGGTATGAAGATATTTACAACAATTACAATCCGATTCTAGGAAAAGCAGAGACCAACGAAAAGGGAGAATTTATTATTAAAATTGATCTTAAAAAAGATGAGAATAAAGAAGGTATTCAAATCGATGGTTATACAATAAAAGCAAGTATTACGGATATTAACGGAGAAACACAATCAGCCGCGACGGATGTCAATGTAGCTTCCATTTCGCATTATCTGGAGGCTGAACAAATTAAAGAAACTTCTGCTGAAAATGAGGTAAAACTGAATGTCTCAACATTCAATTATAACGGGATTGCTTTAGATAAAAGTTATAAAGTAAAACTTATTCAGCTTAAGCAACCTGAAAGAGTCTTGAGGAATAATTTTAAGAAGAATATTCAGGATCTTCCAAAACTTTCAAAAGAAGAATTTTTAAGCAAATTTCCTCATGACCGATATGATAAATTTGAAGATCAGAAATATTGGGAAACTTTAAAAACTATTATTGATGGTACTAAAAAAGGAAAAGAATTAAATCTTGGCAAATTAGAAGCGGGAACCTACCGATTGCTTATTTATAATATTGAAGGGAAAGATTCCATCAAAGCAGAACAGGATTTCAGTGTTTGGAGTAATAAAAGTCTGGGCAAAAATCAGTATCCATTTTTGAAAGTTGTGGAACCTAAAAAAGAAGTGCAGCGAGGCTCTTCGGTAACTTTGTATGCTTATTCTGCGATTCCTGATGCTACGGTAAATATTTATCTTCAGGATGGAACTGGAAAACCAAAGTTTGAAAGAAAAAAGTTTGTGAACGGATTTGCTTCTTTCACTTTTCCGGTTTCTCAAAATAAAGAAGTTGTAAAATATAATGTTCAGTTTGTCGTGGCTCACTATAACGACGTTCAGAATGAATATGCTGATATTTATGTAAAAAAGGATGAAGATCCATTAAAAATAGAATTAACGACTTTTCGGGATAAATTAGAGCCGAACTCCAAAGAAAAATGGAGTGTAAAAATCACAGGTAGAAATAAAGAAAAAGTTGTTGCGGAGGTTTTGGCGAATATGTATGATCAATCTTTAGACAAATTTGCTGTAAACAATTATAGATGGTCAACGATTTACTATCCACCAAATATTATAAAAGATTTTAATATTGAAAATTTTATTGAAAAAGAATACTGGTCGAAAAAAGTAAACTATCTTGAAAAAAGAATGGTTAGTGAACCAAAATTTAATTGGTTTGATGATGATGTTTTATATAATCTTTTAATAAAATATGGTTTAACCACAGATACTGATGGTGATGGGATTGATGATCGAAATGATGCTTGTCCTACTGTTCCCGGACTGCCTGAATATAATGGATGCCCTAAACCTAGAAAAGTTACCGCTGAAGAAGTTGAAAGTAGTTTTAAAAGTTCTAGAAATCGTTTTGCGAAATATGAAGATACTGATTATGACGGAGTTTTAGATAAAGATGATATTAAAAAACCAGGCGATAAGAAAGAAATTCTTGATGAGGTAAAAGCCCGCCAGAATCTAAATGAAACTGCATTTTTTTATCCGGATTTAAAAACAGACATCAACGAAAATGTAAGCTTTGAATTTACAACCCCGGAAGCATTAACAAAATGGAAGCTGATGTTTTTAGCACATACAAAAGATACCCGAGCAGCTACATTGGAAAAAGAAATTATTACGCAGAAAAAACTATCTGTAACCCCAAATTATCCAAGGTTTTTAAGAGAAGGAGACGAACTTGATTTTCAGGCTAAAATCTCCAATCTTACACAAGAAACATTAAAAGGTTCGGTCATTTTACAGATTTTGAATGCTGAAAATAATGAAGATATTACCTCTCAGTTTGGAATTAGCTCTTCTATGAAAGATTTTGACGTAAAGGAAACCGGAAATTCAGTGGTAAGCTGGAAAATAAAAACGCCTTATCATAAAGTCAGTTCAATTATTATAAAAGTAGTTGCAAAATCAGGGAAATATTCTGATGGCGAGCAGATTCCGGTTGCGGTTTTATCCAATACCATGCTTTTAACAGATTCCGTTCCGATTTTTGTAAAAGAAGGCGAAACGAAAACATTTAAAATAAATAATTTAGTTGATAATGTTTCTTCAACAGCTGTTAATTTCAGCAATACATTAGACCTAAAAACCAATCCTATTTGGGAAATTCTTTTTGCGCTTCCCGATTTAAGTGATAACCTTAATATCAGTTCAGATTCGCGTTTCAATACTTGGTTTGCCAACATTGTGGGAACAGAGGTTTTTAAAGCAAATCCCAGAATGAAAGCAGTTTTTGATGAATATAAATCTGAAGATCTTCTGAAAAGTAATCTTGAAAAAAATCAGGAATTGAAACAGGTTCTTTTAGAAGAAACGCCCTGGGTTTTACAATCGCGATCTGAAGAAGAAACAATGAATAAAGTAGCAAGACTTTTCGATGTGAATGCGATGAAAAATTCCATTAATTCCGATTGGGAAATTTTATTGCAGTATCAAAGTAGTGATGGAGGTTTTTCGTGGCTTCCGGGCTATAAAAGCAGTTATTCAGTGTCATTATATATTCTTAAAAATCTGGGTAAAATGAACGAATGGCTGAAAGAAGGAATTTCAGAATATCAAATGAAAGGTCAGAAAGAAATGGTTTCCAAACTAATCAATTATATTGACAAGGAATTGGATGTATATTGGAAAGAAAAAGAAGATAACCCGTGGAGTAATTTTGCTTTGGATTATTTAGATACCCGACGTTATTGGGAAAAAGAGTATCCGCTTGGTGAGAAAGGAGCAAGGCTGAAAAAAATTATTAAGGAACGTTCAGATACGTTTAAATTAACAGATCTTACTTTCTATGGAGTTCACAGGGCAGCGCTTATTTTTGACAGTTATGGTTTAAAAGTTGCATCAGAAAAATTAATTAATTATTTAAAAGAAACCTCCGTTTCCTCAGAAACACAAGGGGTATATTGGAAGAAAAACCTGAATGATTGGGGCTGGTACGAATCAAAAGCAGTTAATCATGCCGGAGCTATTCAAGCTCTGAATAAAATAACGCCCAAAGACGTTAATTTTATTGAAGAGGCAAAAGTTTGGCTGGCAACACAAAAGGAAAATAATTCGTGGGGAAACTCCAGAACAACAGCTGAAATTATTTACATTATGATGAATTTTGGAAAATCATGGACGACATCAGAAGCTGATAAAGCGACTGTAATCTGGGGCGGAAAAGAAGTTTCTCAGGATTCGAAAACGACAGGGTATCTGAAAAAGGTTGTAAAATCGGAGAAGATAAATCCTGGTTTAGGTGAAGTTACCGTTACAAAACCTGGTCCTGGAATTGTTCAGGGAGGATTGTTCTGGCAATATTATGAAGATCTGAGCAAAGTAAAATCTACCGAAACGTATATTGCCATGACCCGAGAGTTTTATAAAAAAATGCCAACTGAAAATGGAGAACAATTAATGAAAATTACAGAAAATAGTCCGTTAAATGTAGGAGATAAAGTGACCGTAAGAATGATTCTTGATTCGGATCGTCCGATGCAGTATGTTCATTTGAAAGATATGAGAGCAGCGGGATTTGAGCCTGTAGATGTGCTTTCAGGATATCAGTGGAAGAATAATCTGGGATATTATCAGACCACCAAAGATGCATCTACCAATTTCTATATTTACTATATGCCGAAAGGTAAATATGTATTTGAATATGATTTGATATGTAATGCATCGGGTAATTTCTCCAGCGGATTTGCCACTTTGCAGAATTATTATGCTCCTCAGATGAATGCCCGGACAAAAGGCGATACCATTGAAATTAAAAATAAACAATAA
- a CDS encoding recombinase, producing MKFFNSGTHFQSVLKKYFSFRNETSSLEPLAEFLESIKESDFTEVLNFFRENQETTENFKYYIHHIFEGKPFNLSLTEANILSENAFFPELKKRVLNKILPPVVNEKTVWYLIDNVSLRPKKDLKYLHNLPENEINEFFKIAGISDFILKPNVKREMLFAMNILSWRVTGAAMEVEVVRMAPEYKNFDNPFLALQNELEDLAEECKLNPEIQLNSKDSRYKQIKIYIEQSLDFVSIAFKNSSKYGISGKINQSLLKIRQQLQRIFEIAQLLVIDDEQDVLIKSKQLIFNVLSYKSHRNNISELINDSTRLISHLITNHTAETGTHYITSTRKEYMTMFYKASGGGIIVGALCVLKMLYGYIPGSDFSHAFLYSMNYAMGFVMIYLMGFTLATKQPAMTAATMTKILSEEGNNRSNYVEFAHLVSKLFRSQFIAFVGNVVLSFPIALLIIYGLDVFFSQNLAVDRSDKLLMDLDPFKSKAILHASIAGFYLFISGIISGNIGNNSVFYQIPERIAKNFSIRRVLGKKFAKGLSKYYAKNWPGIVSNFWFGVFLGATAPIGLFFGLDLDIRHITFAAGNFAIGLYGKDFSVDSYTFWLSFITVFLIGFFNFLVSFTLSMFLAFRSRKLNFGQVSMIYKEIFKYFVKHPLKFFFPLRSGLDKKADALMSSTMTTKSGDH from the coding sequence ATGAAATTTTTTAATTCCGGTACCCATTTTCAATCTGTTCTTAAAAAATACTTTTCTTTTAGGAACGAAACGTCTTCACTAGAGCCTTTAGCTGAATTTTTAGAGTCTATAAAAGAAAGCGATTTTACAGAGGTGCTTAATTTTTTTAGAGAAAATCAGGAAACTACTGAAAATTTTAAATATTATATTCATCATATTTTCGAGGGAAAACCATTTAATTTATCGTTAACAGAAGCTAATATTTTATCTGAAAATGCTTTTTTTCCTGAATTAAAAAAAAGAGTTTTAAATAAAATTCTTCCACCGGTTGTTAATGAGAAAACAGTTTGGTATCTCATTGATAATGTTAGTTTAAGGCCAAAAAAAGATTTAAAATATCTTCATAATCTTCCTGAAAACGAAATCAATGAGTTTTTTAAAATTGCTGGAATTTCTGATTTTATTTTAAAACCTAATGTCAAGAGAGAGATGCTTTTCGCAATGAATATCCTTTCCTGGCGCGTGACAGGTGCTGCCATGGAAGTGGAAGTGGTGAGAATGGCTCCTGAGTACAAAAATTTTGACAACCCTTTTTTAGCTTTACAAAATGAACTTGAGGATTTGGCTGAAGAATGTAAATTAAATCCTGAAATTCAGTTAAATTCCAAAGACAGCAGATATAAACAGATTAAAATTTATATTGAGCAGTCTCTGGATTTTGTTAGTATTGCCTTTAAAAACTCCTCTAAGTATGGTATTTCCGGGAAGATTAATCAGTCTCTTCTCAAAATCCGGCAGCAGCTGCAGCGTATTTTTGAAATCGCTCAGCTCCTTGTAATTGACGATGAACAAGACGTTTTAATTAAATCAAAACAGTTAATATTTAATGTATTAAGTTACAAATCCCATCGAAATAATATCTCAGAGCTAATCAATGACAGTACAAGATTAATCTCACATCTCATCACAAACCATACCGCAGAAACAGGAACACACTATATAACGTCTACGAGGAAAGAATATATGACGATGTTCTATAAAGCCAGTGGTGGCGGGATTATTGTAGGTGCCTTGTGCGTTCTGAAAATGCTGTACGGCTATATTCCGGGAAGTGATTTCTCCCATGCCTTTCTATATTCTATGAATTATGCCATGGGCTTTGTAATGATCTATCTGATGGGTTTTACATTGGCAACCAAGCAGCCTGCAATGACAGCGGCGACCATGACGAAGATACTGTCTGAAGAGGGCAATAATCGGAGCAATTACGTTGAGTTTGCTCATTTGGTCTCGAAATTATTCCGAAGCCAATTTATTGCATTCGTGGGTAATGTTGTACTGTCATTTCCTATTGCTTTGTTAATAATTTACGGTCTGGATGTGTTCTTTTCACAGAATCTGGCGGTCGATCGGTCGGATAAATTATTAATGGATCTGGATCCTTTTAAATCTAAGGCAATTTTACACGCAAGTATTGCCGGTTTTTATCTTTTCATTTCAGGAATTATTTCAGGTAATATTGGGAATAACTCCGTTTTTTATCAGATTCCGGAGCGTATTGCAAAAAACTTTTCGATACGAAGGGTTTTGGGTAAAAAGTTTGCGAAAGGGCTGTCTAAGTATTATGCTAAGAACTGGCCCGGAATTGTTTCTAATTTCTGGTTTGGGGTTTTTCTGGGGGCAACCGCTCCGATAGGTTTATTTTTCGGTTTAGATCTGGATATCCGTCACATCACATTTGCAGCAGGTAATTTTGCCATCGGACTTTATGGAAAAGATTTTTCTGTCGATTCTTATACTTTTTGGTTATCATTCATAACCGTTTTCCTTATTGGATTCTTCAACTTTTTGGTAAGTTTTACCTTATCGATGTTTTTAGCATTCCGATCAAGAAAACTGAATTTTGGACAGGTAAGTATGATTTATAAAGAAATTTTCAAATATTTCGTCAAGCATCCGCTGAAATTTTTCTTTCCGCTCCGTTCGGGATTAGACAAAAAAGCAGACGCTTTGATGAGCAGTACGATGACTACAAAATCAGGAGATCATTAA
- a CDS encoding ABC transporter substrate-binding protein has protein sequence MKAKNLLFIAFFTLITCKREPKISSADAVLISNRVEFKEDIKSLQIKSGNYTYNFKADQLPFRKIILLNASLAGYFSELDAENIIIGVSSPEYIYSDKIQSLVKDGKIQNIGSDQKYDVEKIISLKPDAIFTNYIASFQNTYELLKNNGIQVVFLDEYLEQKPLEKTAYIKLFGKLLGKDQEAEAKFNEIEKNYNDLKELALKSTVKPTVLANEMYGDVWYLPGGKTSVANYISDANANYILKDNSDEKAVTMSFEEVFAKSGNVQFWVNAGNHVSKKEMLNINPFYEKLEVFNKGKVYGITGKEKDKANDFFESGVVRADWVLKDYIKIFHSELLPEYQLTYMKELQ, from the coding sequence ATGAAAGCAAAAAATTTACTGTTTATCGCATTTTTCACGCTAATCACCTGTAAAAGAGAACCAAAAATTTCGTCTGCAGATGCTGTTTTAATCTCCAATCGGGTGGAGTTTAAAGAAGATATCAAGTCTTTACAGATAAAATCGGGAAATTATACCTATAATTTCAAAGCAGATCAACTGCCATTCAGGAAAATTATTTTATTAAATGCCAGTTTGGCGGGATATTTTTCAGAGTTGGATGCTGAAAATATAATTATTGGTGTTTCGAGCCCGGAATATATTTATTCAGATAAAATTCAGAGCTTGGTAAAAGATGGAAAGATTCAGAATATAGGAAGCGATCAGAAATATGATGTTGAAAAAATCATTTCTTTAAAGCCGGATGCTATTTTCACCAATTATATTGCGAGTTTTCAAAATACCTATGAATTACTGAAGAATAATGGAATTCAGGTTGTTTTTCTTGATGAATATCTTGAACAGAAACCTTTAGAGAAAACGGCTTATATTAAACTGTTCGGAAAACTTTTGGGTAAAGACCAGGAAGCAGAGGCGAAGTTTAATGAAATTGAGAAAAATTACAATGATTTAAAAGAATTGGCTTTAAAGTCTACAGTAAAACCAACGGTTCTCGCGAATGAAATGTATGGCGATGTCTGGTATCTTCCCGGAGGAAAAACTTCGGTAGCCAATTATATTTCAGATGCCAATGCCAATTATATTTTAAAAGATAATTCAGATGAAAAAGCGGTAACGATGAGCTTTGAAGAGGTTTTTGCTAAATCAGGAAATGTTCAGTTTTGGGTAAATGCTGGAAATCATGTCTCTAAGAAAGAAATGCTGAATATTAATCCTTTTTACGAAAAATTAGAAGTTTTCAATAAAGGAAAGGTCTATGGAATTACAGGGAAAGAAAAAGATAAGGCCAATGATTTCTTTGAAAGCGGTGTGGTAAGGGCTGATTGGGTTTTAAAAGATTATATTAAGATCTTTCACTCCGAACTTTTACCCGAGTATCAGTTAACCTACATGAAAGAATTGCAATAA
- the mtgA gene encoding monofunctional biosynthetic peptidoglycan transglycosylase, with the protein MWKKIKQFIFIILILNVVFIVWGRFFNPPITLTQIGGLFEYGKLHRDYISYDEMGNNVKKAVIASEDQKFFIHDGFDYTAIEKAMKNNEKGKKLRGGSTISQQTAKNVFLWQGRSWVRKGLEAVYTFIIEKVWSKDIILERYLNSIEMGQGVFGIEAASQYYFNKSSKDLTTSEAAWIAAVLPNPKKYDPKNPSAYLRKKHNWIMRQMRNVSLK; encoded by the coding sequence ATGTGGAAAAAAATTAAACAGTTTATCTTCATTATCCTTATACTGAATGTAGTGTTCATCGTATGGGGAAGGTTTTTCAATCCTCCTATTACCCTTACTCAGATCGGAGGTCTGTTTGAATATGGAAAACTTCACAGGGATTATATTTCTTATGATGAGATGGGAAATAATGTGAAAAAAGCCGTTATCGCGTCTGAAGATCAAAAGTTTTTTATTCATGATGGTTTTGACTATACCGCTATCGAAAAGGCGATGAAAAACAATGAGAAAGGAAAAAAACTGCGTGGTGGAAGTACGATTTCCCAGCAAACGGCAAAAAATGTTTTTCTCTGGCAGGGCAGAAGCTGGGTGAGAAAAGGGCTGGAGGCTGTTTATACATTCATTATCGAAAAGGTGTGGAGTAAGGATATTATTTTGGAAAGATATCTTAATTCAATTGAAATGGGACAGGGCGTTTTTGGTATTGAGGCAGCATCACAGTATTATTTTAATAAGTCATCAAAGGATCTTACGACTTCAGAAGCTGCATGGATAGCTGCTGTGTTGCCTAATCCAAAGAAATATGATCCCAAAAATCCATCGGCCTATCTTAGAAAGAAACATAATTGGATCATGAGACAGATGAGGAATGTGAGTTTGAAATAG